The Desulfobulbus propionicus DSM 2032 DNA segment GACACCCTCAGTTCGCCACAAATCTCTCGACAATGACCACCGAATTGATCCCCAGCATGCCAAAGGAGTTGTTGAGGATGGCATCGACCCGTTCCAGCTGCTTCGGGGCGTTGGCCACCAGTCCGGGCAAGGCGCATTCCGGGTCGAGGTTGTCCACATTGATGGTCGGATGGACCATATTGTCGGTGAACGAGGGCAGGTTGCCGGCCAGTTCGAGCACGCCGGCAGCGCCCATGGCATGGCCGATGCTCGACTTGGTGTTGTTGATCCAGGTGTTCTCACAGCCGGCAAAGGTCTCGCGAACGGCGTTGCACTCCTCGACGTCGCCCTGCTTGGTGCCGGTGGCGTGGGTGTTGACAATGGTGATGTCCGCAGGCGACAGGCCAGCCCGCGCCAGCGCCATTTCCATGCACTGCCGTTGGCGAGGCCCATACGGCAGGACAAAATCGCGAGCATCGGAGTTCATGGCATAGCCGGTGATCTCGCCGTAGATTGAGGCCCCGCGCTCCAGGGCCGCATCCAGCCGCTCCAGGGTGAAGACGCAGCCGCCCTCGGAGATGACGATGCCATTGCGGTCGCGGTCAAAGGGACGGCTGGCCTTGGTCGGGTCCTGGTGCTCGGCTAGCGCCCCCTGGGCCCGGAAGGAGGCAAAGATGCCAAACGAGCCGACGCATTCCGAGAGGCCGCCGCACAGGGCGAGGTCGACCTCGCCCAGGCGCAGCATCTGTACCCCCTGGATCAGGGCCGCGTTGCCGGCGGCACAGGCCGCGCCGATGGAGTAATGCGGTCCGGTCAAGCGGAGATTCATGGTGATCTCGCCGGCCGGATTGTTGAGCACGGTACGCGGATTATGGTGGTGAGTCCAGTAGTTGACATCATGGCCGTACTGGCCGATGTTATAGACCTCGTTTTCGGTCTCCACCGTGCCGTGTTCGGTCAGACCGATGTACACACCGGTGGCGGCCGGGTCGTAGGTGGAAAAATCGATGCCCGCATCCACCAGGGCCTCGTTGGCGCAATAGACGCCGATGCAACCGGCGCGGGTGCCGCGGCTGTTCTCCCGCTTCTTGCGGTAGCGGGTCTCGGCAAAGCTGCATAGACCGGCCGGATGGACGCCCATATAGCGCAGGTCAAGGGTGGAGATGCCGCTGGTGCCGGCCAGGAGATTGGCGCGGAATTCGCTCAGATTGGCGGCGCCGGGCGCGGTCAGACCGACACCGGTGATGACGATACGTTGATGTGTTGCGTGTTGTTCCATACTGCTCATTCAGGGGATCAGATCCCTGCCAACCCCTTGATAATGCTGGCCACACTGTTGATGGCCTCGTCCAGTTTATCCGGCATGGGGCCGCCGGCCTGGGCCATGTCCGGCCGGCCGCCGCCCTTGCCGCCGACGATAACCGCA contains these protein-coding regions:
- a CDS encoding beta-ketoacyl-[acyl-carrier-protein] synthase family protein, which produces MEQHATHQRIVITGVGLTAPGAANLSEFRANLLAGTSGISTLDLRYMGVHPAGLCSFAETRYRKKRENSRGTRAGCIGVYCANEALVDAGIDFSTYDPAATGVYIGLTEHGTVETENEVYNIGQYGHDVNYWTHHHNPRTVLNNPAGEITMNLRLTGPHYSIGAACAAGNAALIQGVQMLRLGEVDLALCGGLSECVGSFGIFASFRAQGALAEHQDPTKASRPFDRDRNGIVISEGGCVFTLERLDAALERGASIYGEITGYAMNSDARDFVLPYGPRQRQCMEMALARAGLSPADITIVNTHATGTKQGDVEECNAVRETFAGCENTWINNTKSSIGHAMGAAGVLELAGNLPSFTDNMVHPTINVDNLDPECALPGLVANAPKQLERVDAILNNSFGMLGINSVVIVERFVAN